From the genome of Vibrio navarrensis, one region includes:
- a CDS encoding GIY-YIG nuclease family protein: MTRGTQLKIYLANGSVTGIRHAEIVNWTGQAIAVPRVHIKELSEWEETQRPGVYFLFGYNAESGNSLVYVGEAEHIHKRLSQHLVGKEFWNEAICFTNKDENLTKAHVKYLEARLIEIILESKRYDLDNDKQPPTSSLPRGERDAMETFIENIRTVIGSLGHKLLEPRVSLTSPSQTNEPENTVLQLKVKKVDAKAMLTDEGIVVLKGSQALTTAQPSLSKGYTKLRSSLEEKGILTPSGDHLVAVEDILFTSASQAAAVLLGYPCSGPDYWRDTSGKTLKEIEAESV, encoded by the coding sequence ATGACAAGAGGAACGCAGCTCAAAATATACCTAGCGAATGGCTCTGTAACAGGCATTCGACATGCTGAAATTGTCAACTGGACAGGTCAAGCGATTGCTGTTCCTAGAGTACACATCAAAGAGCTATCTGAATGGGAAGAGACTCAGCGTCCTGGGGTTTACTTTTTGTTTGGTTACAATGCTGAAAGTGGTAATAGCCTTGTTTACGTTGGAGAGGCCGAACACATTCATAAACGCTTGTCGCAACACTTAGTTGGCAAAGAGTTTTGGAATGAAGCGATTTGCTTTACCAACAAAGATGAAAATTTAACTAAAGCGCACGTTAAATATCTTGAAGCCCGCTTGATCGAGATAATCTTAGAATCAAAGCGATACGATCTCGACAATGACAAGCAACCGCCCACCTCTTCGCTGCCTAGAGGAGAAAGAGATGCTATGGAGACTTTCATTGAAAATATCCGAACTGTTATTGGCTCTCTAGGTCATAAATTATTGGAGCCAAGGGTGTCTCTAACCTCTCCTTCTCAAACAAACGAACCAGAAAACACTGTATTACAGCTTAAGGTCAAAAAAGTGGATGCTAAAGCAATGCTTACGGATGAAGGCATTGTTGTGTTGAAAGGTTCTCAAGCGCTAACCACCGCACAGCCTAGTTTGTCTAAAGGCTATACGAAGCTACGCAGTAGCCTCGAAGAAAAAGGGATTCTAACGCCATCTGGCGATCATCTCGTCGCGGTTGAAGACATTCTCTTTACAAGTGCCTCGCAAGCCGCCGCCGTCTTACTTGGCTATCCTTGCAGCGGCCCCGATTACTGGAGAGACACTTCTGGTAAAACGTTGAAAGAGATTGAAGCCGAATCCGTTTAA
- a CDS encoding type I restriction-modification system subunit M — MLTGKIRNQIDQVWEMFWTGGVANPISVIEQISYLLFIRRLDELQKTAERRSQATGLPLNNPTFGPDEQALRWSNFKDKDPDVMMEIVRDRVFPKIKTLQNEGSFAEHMKDAIFMIPSAKLLDQVVQLLSAINMDDKDTKGDLYEYLLGKLQQSGVNGQFRTPRNIIRMMVELMQPKVGDTICDPSSGTCGFLMAAVEYVEEHHAKEVNKPENRKHFNNEMFTGFDFDRHMLRIGAMNMLLHGIENPSVHYRDSLQDQGNENISEAYSLILANPPFKGSVDFDIVAPDLLRALGKNPIVKKSAPKFKTEIDEQGNEIQVEVKQKGPTEKSELLFLALILRMLKVGGRAAVIVPDGVLFGSTKSHKSIRQKIVNEQKLEAVISLPSGVFKPYAGVSTAILIFTKTNSGGTDNVWFYDMQADGYSLDDKRTQLFKEGEAPTHEQSNIADIIARFKTLTNADNTPNSDSPEYQRKRTEQSFMVPVSNITNNDFDLSINRYKEVVYEEVQYDSPKEILGRIKTLQEKMAKGVVELEGLLK, encoded by the coding sequence ATGCTAACAGGCAAAATTCGTAATCAGATCGACCAAGTTTGGGAAATGTTTTGGACAGGCGGCGTCGCTAACCCCATATCAGTGATTGAGCAGATCTCCTACCTGCTGTTTATTCGTCGTTTAGACGAACTTCAAAAGACCGCTGAGCGCCGCAGCCAAGCCACTGGTCTGCCGCTGAATAACCCAACCTTTGGACCAGACGAGCAAGCCCTGCGCTGGAGCAACTTCAAAGATAAAGATCCAGACGTCATGATGGAAATCGTCCGTGATCGTGTATTCCCCAAAATCAAAACGCTGCAAAACGAAGGTAGTTTTGCGGAGCACATGAAAGATGCGATTTTCATGATCCCATCGGCCAAACTACTCGATCAGGTCGTGCAATTGCTCAGCGCCATTAACATGGACGATAAAGACACCAAGGGCGATTTATACGAATACCTGCTCGGTAAGCTGCAACAGTCAGGTGTAAATGGTCAGTTTCGTACCCCGCGTAATATCATCCGAATGATGGTCGAGCTGATGCAGCCCAAAGTGGGCGATACCATTTGTGATCCCTCATCAGGGACTTGTGGTTTCTTAATGGCGGCGGTTGAGTACGTTGAAGAGCATCACGCGAAAGAAGTGAACAAACCGGAAAACCGTAAGCACTTTAATAATGAAATGTTCACTGGCTTTGACTTTGATAGACACATGCTGCGCATCGGTGCCATGAACATGCTACTGCATGGGATTGAAAACCCGTCGGTCCATTACCGTGATAGCTTGCAGGATCAAGGCAATGAGAATATCTCCGAAGCCTACAGCCTCATCCTAGCTAACCCCCCATTCAAAGGCTCGGTGGATTTTGACATCGTCGCACCAGATTTGCTGCGCGCACTGGGTAAGAACCCTATTGTTAAAAAATCGGCACCTAAGTTCAAAACCGAAATCGACGAACAGGGCAACGAAATTCAAGTTGAGGTGAAACAGAAGGGCCCAACCGAAAAGTCTGAACTGCTGTTTTTAGCCTTGATTCTTCGTATGTTGAAAGTCGGTGGCCGAGCGGCGGTGATTGTGCCGGATGGCGTTCTTTTTGGCTCCACCAAATCTCATAAGAGCATTCGTCAGAAAATCGTTAACGAGCAGAAGCTGGAAGCGGTGATCTCTTTACCTTCAGGGGTATTTAAACCTTACGCAGGGGTAAGTACTGCGATTCTTATCTTCACCAAAACCAACAGTGGCGGTACCGATAACGTTTGGTTCTACGATATGCAGGCAGATGGTTACTCACTGGATGATAAGCGCACCCAACTGTTTAAAGAGGGTGAAGCTCCCACGCACGAGCAAAGCAATATTGCCGATATCATCGCGCGCTTTAAAACCCTAACCAATGCCGACAATACGCCGAACAGCGATAGCCCAGAATACCAGCGTAAGAGAACCGAGCAGAGCTTTATGGTTCCGGTATCAAACATCACCAATAACGACTTCGATCTAAGCATCAACCGCTACAAAGAAGTGGTGTATGAAGAAGTGCAGTACGATTCGCCAAAAGAGATATTAGGGCGAATTAAAACCCTGCAAGAGAAGATGGCGAAAGGTGTGGTTGAGTTGGAAGGGTTGCTTAAATGA